GGGGCATCATGAGATTTTTCACTCACTTTCACTCTGATATTCACTCTTCTGACTGGTTATTAATTTTGAATATTAGAAATTAGTTCAAACTATATGCTGATTTTTTGGTTTAGATCGCGTTTTTGTATTTTATTATGATTTGGAGCGGGCGACTGGCGTGTTATGTGCATTAATTAAATTGGCATCACGTGATGTCCGTTTTCAAGGAGCGCATTTTGTCCAGCTCAAACGCCCACCTTACCCCGCTAGAGTGTACTCAGCAGGCACTGCATTGGATTCATAGTGACACGCTATCCCACGATGATATGGCGGCACTGAATCGAGAAGTTTTGAGTTGTTTCCGTGAATACGTCAACCCAGGTTTTCTGGAGTACAGAAAATCTGTCACTACCGGCGGCGATTACGGCGCAGTCGAATGGCGCGCCAGTGGCCCAAATACGCTGATTGATACCCAAGGGAATGAATATCTGGACTGCCTCGGCGGTTACGGCATTTTTAACGTCGGGCATCGCAACCCTAACGTTATTGCCGCCGTTGAACGCCAGCTCGCCAGACAACCGTTGCACAGCCAGGAGTTGCTCGATCCGCTGCGGGGGCTGTTGGCAAAAACCCTGGCGGCGCTGACGCCGGGTAACCTGAAATACAGCTTCTTCTGCAATAGCGGAACGGAATCGGTTGAAGCGGCGTTGAAGCTGGCGAAAGCGTATCAGTCGCCGCGCGGCAAATATACCTTTATCGCCGCGACTGGCGCGTTTCACGGGAAGTCGCTAGGGGCACTTTCCGCCACCGCCAAGCCTGCGTTTCGTCGTCCTTTCATGCCGCTGTTACCCGGTTTTCATCATGTTCCTTTTGGCGATATCAGCGCCATGCGTAAGAAGGTTCAGCAATGCCAGAAGACCGGCGATGACGTTGCTGCCATCATTCTTGAACCCATTCAGGGAGAAGGCGGCGTGATTGTGCCACCGGAAAATTACTTTCCTGCGGTCAGAGCATTGTGCGATGAGGTTGGGGCATTGCTGATTCTGGATGAGGTACAAACTGGCATGGGACGTACGGGCAAGATGTTCGCCTGTGAACACTACGGCGTGCAGCCCGACATTTTGTGTCTGGCGAAAGCGCTGGGCGGTGGCGTGATGCCGATTGGCGCCACGGTGGCGACGGAGGAGGTATTCTCCGTGCTGTTTGAAAACCCGTTCCTGCATACCACCACGTTCGGCGGTAACCCGCTAGCCTGCGCGGCGGCGCTGGCGACCGTCAATGAGTTGCTGACGAAAAATCTGCCGGAACAGGCGGCGATACAAGGGGAGTTTTTGTTACGGGGCTTACAGCAGTTGGCGGCCGAGTATCCTCAATTGATTATCGAGGCGCGAGGAATGGGGCTGTTGCAGGCTATCGAGTTCAGGAAAAACGAGATCGGGTATGCTTTCGCGAAGGAACTGTTCCAGCGTAATGTTCTGGTCGCGGGGACGTTAAACAATGCCAAATCGGTCAGGATAGAGCCACCGCTTACCATCACGCGCGAGCAATGTGCCCGTGTATTGAAGGAAGCGAAGGACGTGCTCAAAAAGCTCAGTGGTACGATGCCTGATGAAAATAAAATGAAGGAATATGCGGTAGAGTGAAAAACGAGACGGAAACACGCAGCACCCTCCTATTAGGTTCATCCCGAAAGCCAGTCAGCCCTCACTGACTGGCTTTTTCTATCCGGTTTCCGACACGACTTTTTTCGAGACGACTTAGTGACTTTTACGGGCGATCAACACATTTAACGGCGCCATGGGAAATGCCTGATGGCGTCGGGTTTCGACAGAGGTAAAACCAGCAGACAGTAGCCACTGCGTCAGTTGACCTTCTCGCGTGACGTGGCGTCCGCTCATTTGCATCGGCAGATAGAACGGCAGAACCGGTGCGGCGGCATCGGCTTCTTCCGCGATTTCTGCTTGTGCCAGCACCAGTGTGCCTTCTGACGTTAGTGCGTTGTGGAGCGTAACCAGCATGGTGGGAATATCCTCGACAAAATGCAGGAAAGAAGAACTCCAAATCAGATCGTATTTTTCGGCAGGAAACGCGCCGCTGTGTGCCGACAGCCTTGTTGACAATCCGGCGGCATCGATATTGCGCTGCGCCACGGCGGCGGTTTGCGGCAGGTCATAGACCGTGCCGGAGATCTGCGCGTGGCGCAGCGCCAGCGTAATCGCCACCCAACCGGGGCCACCGCCCAGATCGAGAACGTGTCTGATGTGTGGGAAATCTGGCAGGCTGGAGAGCAGATTATCGGCAAGGTCTGCCGTTATCGAACGTTGCTCCTGAGCGATCTGTTGCTCTGCCGCATTAGCCCATGCTGCGTCACGTGGTAACTCGCTTAACTGTGCTGGCAGCGGCTGACGCATGCCGTCACCAAGCCCCTGACCAAACTGGCGGAGGCTAGTGAGGCGAAAGCGCCAGGCATCGCCCAGAAACCGCGAACGGCTGCGGCAGAGTACGGCGGCGCAGGCTGGGGCGGTGCGATAGCCGTCGTGATGGCGCGTCAAAAATTGCATACTCCACAGAATCTCAAGCAGAAAACCGGCTTTCTCTGGCTGCCAGCCCAATTCTGCCGCCAACTGTTCCGGCGTGGTGATCGCCTCCAGTCGGTCAAAAATCTGCTGCTCCAGCGCCAAATGTAAAGCATCGGCTTGCACGCTGCTTGCGGCAAGCCGCCATAATGTCTCTAATGGATTCATAAGTGGTCTGTCTCATTGATGGTCAGTCGATAGGGAATATGCTATCTATAAATGAGAATAGTTATTATGTTCATTGTTATGCGAGGCGGCGTTTTTCATATGCGAAACGGCGGGGGGAAGATGGCGCAAAGGCAGCAGCAGGGGCGAGAGGGACTATCATCAGGCGATCGATGTTGTGTGGGTGAGGTGAATCGTTCTGATTCGCGTCGAACATTGCCGGGCGTTATCGGCGAATGCTGGTCGGATTTCAGCGGTATCGACACGGATCTGTTGCTGGCTCGTTCGCAATATCGCCCGTGCCGCGATTTGGTGGAAGAAAGGCAGAACCCGCATTCGCAACCGATGCTCGTCATGACGTTTGCGCTGGCAGGGGAATCTGCCTATTGCGATAGCAGTGGTTTGCAGGTCTGGTTTCGTCAGCAGCATGTCACCATCACGACGTTTGGTGCCGCCAGTGTGGGCGAGCGTCATTATCAGGCGCAGCAATCGGTTGATCAGCTACGACTGCTGGTGGGGAAAACGGCGGCGGATCGTTATTTTGGCGCGGACTGTGCGGAACAGTGGTTCTGTAGTGATGGGGTGCAGCAGCGCGCATTTACCTCTATTTCTTCGGCCAGTCAGGTTCATGTCAATGCGCTGTGTGGCGACGCCGATCCGCTGAATCGCCATATCCACGCCTTAAGCCTGTTGTCGCAGTATCGGCACCTTCTGCAACCGGAGGCGCGGCACTGTGCCATTCATCCACAGGAACGGCAGCAATTGGAGCAGGTATGCTGTTGGATGCGTGAGCATCTGGCTGAACCGCTGACACTGGCCTGCATTGCGACTCAGGCGGGGATGAGTGAATCCAGACTCAAACGTGGGTTCCATCGCAGCTTTGCAACCACGCCGGGGCAGATGCTATTGCGGATGAGGATGGAGCGGGCGCATCAGCTTCTGGAACAGGGATTTCAGGTGGCACAGACGGCCTGGCAAGTTGGCTATCGACACCCGGCTAATTTCAGTCTGGCATTTACGCGCTATTTTAACCGCAACCCGAAAATGATGGCTTCACGTAAGTAAAAATACCCCACTGACATTAATGTGATGATGTTGTCATAACTATTTACCGTTATTTTCCTTTGATTATATTCCTGTGCGTTATTTCCGCATGCGGTGCCTGAATCCGAGCTTTT
The genomic region above belongs to Pectobacterium colocasium and contains:
- a CDS encoding AraC family transcriptional regulator, encoding MFIVMRGGVFHMRNGGGKMAQRQQQGREGLSSGDRCCVGEVNRSDSRRTLPGVIGECWSDFSGIDTDLLLARSQYRPCRDLVEERQNPHSQPMLVMTFALAGESAYCDSSGLQVWFRQQHVTITTFGAASVGERHYQAQQSVDQLRLLVGKTAADRYFGADCAEQWFCSDGVQQRAFTSISSASQVHVNALCGDADPLNRHIHALSLLSQYRHLLQPEARHCAIHPQERQQLEQVCCWMREHLAEPLTLACIATQAGMSESRLKRGFHRSFATTPGQMLLRMRMERAHQLLEQGFQVAQTAWQVGYRHPANFSLAFTRYFNRNPKMMASRK
- a CDS encoding class I SAM-dependent methyltransferase, with the translated sequence MNPLETLWRLAASSVQADALHLALEQQIFDRLEAITTPEQLAAELGWQPEKAGFLLEILWSMQFLTRHHDGYRTAPACAAVLCRSRSRFLGDAWRFRLTSLRQFGQGLGDGMRQPLPAQLSELPRDAAWANAAEQQIAQEQRSITADLADNLLSSLPDFPHIRHVLDLGGGPGWVAITLALRHAQISGTVYDLPQTAAVAQRNIDAAGLSTRLSAHSGAFPAEKYDLIWSSSFLHFVEDIPTMLVTLHNALTSEGTLVLAQAEIAEEADAAAPVLPFYLPMQMSGRHVTREGQLTQWLLSAGFTSVETRRHQAFPMAPLNVLIARKSH
- the ygjG gene encoding putrescine aminotransferase, producing MSVFKERILSSSNAHLTPLECTQQALHWIHSDTLSHDDMAALNREVLSCFREYVNPGFLEYRKSVTTGGDYGAVEWRASGPNTLIDTQGNEYLDCLGGYGIFNVGHRNPNVIAAVERQLARQPLHSQELLDPLRGLLAKTLAALTPGNLKYSFFCNSGTESVEAALKLAKAYQSPRGKYTFIAATGAFHGKSLGALSATAKPAFRRPFMPLLPGFHHVPFGDISAMRKKVQQCQKTGDDVAAIILEPIQGEGGVIVPPENYFPAVRALCDEVGALLILDEVQTGMGRTGKMFACEHYGVQPDILCLAKALGGGVMPIGATVATEEVFSVLFENPFLHTTTFGGNPLACAAALATVNELLTKNLPEQAAIQGEFLLRGLQQLAAEYPQLIIEARGMGLLQAIEFRKNEIGYAFAKELFQRNVLVAGTLNNAKSVRIEPPLTITREQCARVLKEAKDVLKKLSGTMPDENKMKEYAVE